From one Chloroflexota bacterium genomic stretch:
- the rpsU gene encoding 30S ribosomal protein S21 translates to MAGKIHDRREVRPLPVSVVLRPNETSEQLLRRFRKQVAKSGILSAVRRKRWYVSKSELNRMQKKKAIRRMRRRLRKIQERQKGR, encoded by the coding sequence ATGGCAGGCAAAATTCACGACAGAAGGGAGGTGAGACCTTTGCCCGTCAGCGTAGTGTTACGCCCCAACGAGACATCCGAGCAACTTCTGCGCCGGTTCCGCAAGCAGGTTGCGAAGAGCGGCATTCTGAGCGCCGTGCGTCGGAAGCGCTGGTATGTCTCCAAGAGTGAATTGAATCGGATGCAGAAGAAAAAGGCAATTCGGCGAATGCGGCGGCGCTTGCGTAAGATTCAGGAGCGCCAAAAGGGCCGCTAA
- a CDS encoding tRNA 4-thiouridine(8) synthase ThiI: MPTYLIHYSSEIGLKGHNRRDFINQLRRNIRRQHPAVTSVEHLMGRLVAESPQAEDFGDVFGVAWWAEVTVVAAEVEAMTAAAVAEARRQAAPGKTFAIRARRAEKRFPLNSQEIGRVVGAAVAEATGMGVNLDAPDVEVFVEVAPGAVFVFAGRHPGPSGFPVGVSGKLVGLYSGGIDSVLAAYLMARRGARLSLVHFHVFEEAEEAHVQKVGQLAARLGGYIPGLKVHYLPYRPYHWRAADLPQKYQPYRVVTFRRFMARAAAAIARREGGQAVFSGDSLGQVASQTLENMLAVNAALEGFPIFRPLLAWSKQEIIDLGERLDFYDLAKQPYRDGCALLARKPATRANLQRVAEMEALLDIPSLLEETLAQDEVRVYGA; this comes from the coding sequence ATGCCAACCTATCTCATCCATTACAGTAGTGAAATTGGCCTCAAAGGGCACAACCGCCGCGATTTCATCAATCAGTTGCGCCGCAACATTCGTCGGCAGCACCCGGCGGTGACTTCGGTAGAACACCTGATGGGGCGGCTGGTGGCTGAAAGCCCCCAGGCGGAAGATTTCGGCGATGTGTTTGGCGTGGCATGGTGGGCGGAAGTCACCGTCGTGGCTGCTGAAGTGGAAGCCATGACCGCCGCGGCGGTGGCCGAAGCCCGGCGGCAGGCCGCCCCGGGGAAGACGTTTGCCATCCGCGCCCGCCGTGCCGAAAAGCGTTTCCCGCTGAACTCGCAGGAGATCGGCCGCGTGGTGGGCGCTGCGGTGGCCGAGGCCACGGGCATGGGGGTGAACCTGGATGCCCCTGATGTGGAGGTGTTTGTGGAAGTCGCGCCGGGGGCGGTTTTCGTTTTTGCCGGGCGGCACCCTGGCCCCAGTGGGTTCCCGGTGGGCGTGAGCGGCAAACTTGTGGGGCTGTATTCGGGCGGCATCGATTCGGTGCTCGCGGCCTACCTGATGGCGCGGCGCGGTGCCCGGTTGTCGTTGGTGCACTTCCATGTTTTCGAAGAGGCCGAGGAAGCCCATGTGCAGAAGGTGGGGCAACTGGCCGCGCGGTTGGGAGGCTACATTCCCGGCCTGAAGGTGCATTATTTGCCCTACCGCCCCTATCACTGGCGGGCTGCCGATTTGCCGCAAAAGTATCAGCCTTATCGGGTGGTGACGTTCCGCCGGTTCATGGCCCGCGCGGCGGCGGCCATTGCCCGGCGGGAAGGCGGCCAGGCGGTTTTCAGCGGCGATAGCCTGGGGCAGGTGGCTTCCCAAACGCTGGAAAACATGCTGGCCGTCAACGCTGCACTGGAAGGCTTCCCGATTTTTCGCCCGCTGCTGGCGTGGAGCAAGCAAGAGATTATCGACCTGGGCGAGCGGCTGGATTTTTACGACCTGGCCAAGCAGCCTTACCGCGATGGCTGCGCTTTGCTGGCGCGCAAGCCCGCGACGCGCGCCAATTTGCAGCGCGTGGCCGAGATGGAAGCCTTGCTGGATATCCCCTCGTTGCTGGAAGAGACCCTGGCGCAGGACGAGGTGCGTGTCTATGGCGCATGA
- a CDS encoding serine--tRNA ligase, giving the protein MLDIRLFREDPEVVREALRKRQMRPAIVDEVLALDAERRALIQKSEALKAERNRVSKEIGRAKDPAAREEKIAAMRQVRAEIASLDEALREKEAQLHHLLATIPNIPDARVPEGRDESENVVLRQVGEVPQMDFEPRPHWELGPQLGIMDFERGVKLSGSRFYILKGAGAQLERALIAWMLDLHRRQGYTEIYPPFMVKEAVVFASGQLPKFRDNLYHDAEEDFWWVPTAEVPLTGMHIGEIFEEDDLPRYYTAYTPCFRREKMSAGRDVRGIKRGHQFDKVEMYIYTRPEESDKALEKMLADAEATLAELGLTYRVVQLCTGDLGFAARITYDLEVWAPGSGEWLEVSSVSNVGDFQARRANIRYRPQGSKKPRFLHTLNGSGLGLPRTMIAVLENYQQADGSVVVPEVLRPYMGGLEVIRPA; this is encoded by the coding sequence ATGCTGGACATTCGTCTGTTCCGCGAAGACCCCGAAGTGGTGCGCGAGGCGCTGCGCAAACGCCAGATGCGCCCGGCTATTGTTGACGAAGTGCTCGCCCTCGATGCCGAGCGCCGCGCCCTCATCCAGAAAAGCGAAGCCTTGAAGGCCGAGCGCAATCGGGTTTCCAAAGAAATCGGCCGCGCCAAAGACCCCGCCGCGCGCGAAGAGAAAATTGCCGCCATGCGGCAGGTGCGCGCTGAGATTGCTTCCCTCGACGAAGCCCTGCGAGAAAAAGAGGCGCAACTGCATCATTTGCTGGCGACTATTCCCAACATCCCCGACGCGCGGGTGCCGGAAGGCCGCGATGAGAGCGAGAACGTCGTGCTCCGGCAGGTGGGCGAGGTGCCGCAGATGGATTTCGAGCCCCGCCCTCACTGGGAACTTGGCCCGCAACTGGGCATCATGGATTTCGAGCGCGGCGTCAAACTGAGCGGAAGCCGCTTTTACATCCTCAAAGGGGCTGGCGCTCAACTGGAACGCGCCCTGATTGCCTGGATGCTTGACCTCCACCGCCGCCAGGGCTACACCGAAATCTACCCGCCGTTCATGGTCAAGGAAGCCGTGGTTTTTGCTTCGGGGCAGTTGCCCAAATTCCGTGACAACCTCTACCACGATGCCGAAGAGGATTTCTGGTGGGTGCCGACGGCCGAGGTGCCGCTGACCGGCATGCACATAGGCGAGATTTTCGAGGAAGACGACCTGCCGCGCTACTATACCGCCTACACGCCCTGCTTCCGGCGGGAAAAGATGAGCGCCGGCCGCGACGTGCGCGGTATCAAGCGCGGGCACCAGTTCGACAAGGTCGAGATGTATATCTACACCCGTCCGGAGGAATCGGATAAGGCGCTGGAAAAAATGCTTGCTGATGCCGAAGCCACCCTGGCCGAACTGGGGCTGACCTATCGGGTGGTGCAACTTTGCACCGGCGATCTGGGCTTTGCAGCCCGCATCACTTACGACCTGGAAGTTTGGGCGCCCGGCAGCGGCGAATGGCTGGAGGTTTCCTCGGTTTCCAACGTCGGCGATTTCCAGGCGCGCCGGGCCAACATTCGCTATCGTCCGCAGGGCAGCAAGAAGCCCCGCTTCCTGCACACCCTCAACGGTTCGGGGTTGGGCCTGCCGCGCACCATGATTGCGGTGCTGGAGAACTACCAGCAGGCCGATGGCAGCGTGGTGGTGCCGGAAGTGTTGCGGCCTTACATGGGGGGGCTGGAAGTCATCCGACCGGCGTAA
- a CDS encoding ribonuclease Z, producing MFELTFLGTSASAPSVHRGLSAHIIQHNEHRFLLDCGEGTQRQILRAGVGFKRLNRILITHGHLDHILGLGGLLSTFMRWEAIERLEIYAGAWALERIRILLYDVVLGGHRPPMELALIPVTPGVIFEADDFTITAFPVWHRGPDCYGYRFEEKSRRPFLPEKAEALGVPPGPWRRDLVEGRPARLPDGRVIQPDAVLGPPRRGVRYVHIGDVGRTDELVETCRGADALVIEATYLEEEADMARRFAHLTARQAAELAARAEVGQLILTHLSRRYREQDVLREARQVFPNTFVARDFDHFQIRRGEVLLERPPRR from the coding sequence TTGTTTGAACTCACTTTTTTAGGCACATCGGCTTCGGCGCCCTCGGTGCATCGCGGGCTTTCGGCGCACATCATTCAACACAACGAGCACCGCTTTTTGCTCGATTGCGGCGAGGGCACCCAGCGGCAGATTCTGCGCGCCGGGGTGGGCTTCAAGCGCCTCAACCGCATTTTGATCACCCACGGCCACCTGGACCATATCCTGGGGCTGGGGGGGCTGCTCTCCACTTTCATGCGCTGGGAGGCCATCGAGCGGCTGGAGATCTACGCCGGGGCGTGGGCGCTGGAACGCATCCGCATCTTGTTGTATGACGTGGTCTTGGGGGGGCATCGCCCACCCATGGAACTGGCGCTCATTCCTGTGACGCCGGGCGTGATTTTTGAGGCCGACGATTTCACGATAACGGCCTTCCCGGTGTGGCACCGTGGGCCAGATTGCTACGGCTATCGCTTTGAAGAGAAGAGCCGCCGCCCCTTTTTGCCCGAAAAGGCCGAGGCGCTGGGGGTGCCGCCGGGGCCGTGGCGCCGCGACCTGGTGGAAGGCCGCCCCGCGCGGCTGCCCGATGGACGCGTGATTCAGCCCGATGCCGTGCTTGGCCCCCCGCGCCGCGGGGTGCGTTACGTTCACATTGGCGATGTGGGGCGCACCGACGAACTGGTGGAAACCTGCCGGGGCGCGGATGCGCTGGTCATTGAAGCGACTTACCTGGAAGAGGAAGCCGACATGGCGCGACGGTTTGCCCACCTCACGGCGCGGCAGGCGGCGGAACTGGCAGCCCGCGCTGAGGTGGGGCAACTGATTCTCACTCATCTTTCCCGCCGCTATCGCGAACAAGACGTCCTGCGGGAAGCGCGCCAGGTCTTCCCCAACACCTTCGTGGCGCGTGATTTCGACCACTTTCAGATCCGCCGTGGCGAAGTGTTGCTGGAACGCCCGCCACGGCGCTGA
- a CDS encoding flippase-like domain-containing protein encodes MKRWHFLLGLAVSAGFLYLALKGMRLAEFWSALRHANYWWLLPGIAVYFLAVVVRAWRWHYLVRPIKSVPVRTMFRLVAIGYMGNNIYPARAGEVLRAVLLKRHEGVPVSASLSTILVERVYDGVVMLAFVFLNLPELTRLTADSGFVGSIQNLAIGGAVAFLGALLAFLLAAMFPQRAEAVLVWGVRWVPERFRERVLSVGRKFLSGLEALRSPQEALMVFLTSLVIWLLETGKYWLVMHAFPFHVSFFALMLMNGVVNLATTLPSAPGYVGTFDTPGIAVLMAYGVEKGLAAGYTLVLHGALWLPITLLGAYYLAQEGIKPAQVEALREDEATN; translated from the coding sequence ATGAAACGATGGCATTTCTTGCTGGGGTTGGCCGTCAGCGCGGGGTTCCTTTACCTTGCCCTGAAGGGGATGCGGCTGGCCGAGTTTTGGTCGGCGTTGCGCCACGCCAATTACTGGTGGCTGCTGCCGGGCATTGCGGTGTACTTTTTGGCCGTGGTGGTGCGGGCGTGGCGCTGGCATTACCTGGTGCGTCCCATCAAGTCGGTGCCGGTACGGACGATGTTCCGCCTGGTGGCCATCGGCTATATGGGCAACAACATCTACCCCGCACGTGCGGGCGAGGTGCTGCGGGCGGTGCTGCTCAAGCGGCACGAGGGGGTGCCGGTTTCGGCTTCGCTGAGCACCATTTTGGTCGAGCGCGTGTACGATGGCGTGGTGATGCTGGCGTTTGTCTTTCTCAACCTGCCGGAACTTACCCGCCTGACGGCTGATTCCGGCTTTGTAGGCAGTATTCAGAACCTTGCCATTGGCGGGGCGGTGGCCTTTTTGGGGGCGCTGCTGGCTTTTTTGCTGGCGGCGATGTTCCCGCAGCGGGCCGAGGCGGTGCTGGTGTGGGGTGTGCGCTGGGTGCCTGAGCGCTTTCGCGAGCGTGTGTTGAGCGTGGGGCGCAAATTCCTTTCCGGTCTCGAGGCGCTGCGCTCGCCCCAGGAAGCCCTGATGGTGTTCCTTACCTCGCTGGTCATCTGGCTGCTGGAAACCGGCAAATACTGGCTGGTGATGCACGCTTTCCCTTTCCATGTCAGTTTCTTTGCGCTTATGCTGATGAACGGTGTGGTCAACCTGGCGACCACCCTGCCTTCGGCCCCCGGTTATGTGGGCACTTTCGATACCCCCGGCATTGCCGTGCTGATGGCCTATGGGGTGGAAAAAGGCCTCGCGGCGGGGTATACTTTGGTGCTGCACGGCGCGTTGTGGCTACCGATTACCCTGCTGGGCGCTTATTACCTCGCCCAGGAAGGCATCAAGCCTGCACAGGTCGAGGCCCTGCGGGAAGACGAAGCAACGAACTAA
- a CDS encoding TlpA family protein disulfide reductase produces the protein MARKKYTKSRKRASTTSPETALLRGALLIVGLFLAVWGGSMLLKGNSSGSERASAPVVGANAPSFAAETLDGKIVHLQDFRGKPVVLNFWATWCPPCRAEMPMLQQYYVKHQNDYVMLAVNDAEPASQVADFIKQKGFTFTVLLDPQQALVQMYRIQGFPTTFFIDKDGVIRYMHVGMLQEGDLRAGLQSIGVTP, from the coding sequence ATGGCTCGAAAAAAATACACGAAGTCCCGAAAACGTGCCAGCACCACCTCGCCGGAAACCGCCCTGCTGCGTGGGGCTTTGCTGATTGTGGGGTTGTTTCTGGCTGTGTGGGGCGGCAGCATGTTGCTCAAGGGGAACAGCAGCGGCTCGGAGCGGGCTTCTGCTCCTGTGGTAGGGGCCAACGCCCCCTCGTTCGCGGCGGAAACCCTGGACGGCAAAATCGTGCACCTGCAAGATTTTCGCGGTAAGCCCGTGGTGCTCAACTTCTGGGCGACCTGGTGCCCGCCGTGCCGTGCCGAGATGCCCATGCTGCAGCAATATTACGTCAAGCACCAGAACGATTATGTCATGCTGGCCGTCAACGATGCCGAACCAGCCAGCCAGGTAGCCGATTTCATCAAGCAAAAAGGCTTTACCTTCACGGTGTTGCTTGACCCTCAGCAAGCGTTGGTGCAGATGTACCGCATTCAGGGTTTCCCGACCACCTTTTTCATTGACAAAGACGGGGTGATCCGTTACATGCACGTCGGCATGTTGCAGGAAGGCGACCTGCGGGCCGGCTTGCAGAGCATTGGCGTGACGCCATGA
- the ssnA gene encoding putative aminohydrolase SsnA, with amino-acid sequence MLITNTTLVTWDDQRCILPDHALLVRDGVIAEIGPTDVLEARYPAEERLDARGQWAFPGQIVAHTHFYGAFARGMAIPGPAPKVFPEILQRLWWPLDQALDEEAVRLSAEVMLVDAIRNGATTLFDHHASPNALAGSLDVIAEAVRRAGVRAVLAYEVTDRYGKASARESIAENVRFAEAVKQESDYNTPTQRLAATFGLHASLSLDDDTLEAAREACPPDVGFHIHVAEHESDEDDSLARTGLRVVDRLAKHGILGERTIVAHAVHVDAREMALLAESGTWVTHQPRSNMNNAVGTARVEEMLRMGIRVGLGTDGFPSAMWEEARFAYFVHKLAHRDPRRMDGNTVMRLLVENNRALANLYFPVARLGVLEPGAAADIILADFHPHTPVTPDNLPWHLIFGAYERMITTTIVAGEVLMRERELLTLDEARIAAEARAKAPQVWEAYQRVLGAA; translated from the coding sequence ATGCTTATCACCAACACCACCCTTGTGACCTGGGACGACCAACGCTGCATCCTCCCCGACCATGCGTTGCTCGTTCGCGATGGTGTGATTGCCGAAATCGGCCCTACCGACGTTCTGGAAGCCCGTTACCCCGCGGAAGAACGGCTCGATGCCCGCGGCCAGTGGGCTTTCCCCGGCCAGATTGTAGCGCACACCCATTTTTATGGCGCCTTTGCCCGGGGCATGGCCATCCCCGGCCCTGCGCCTAAGGTGTTCCCCGAAATTTTGCAGCGCCTCTGGTGGCCTTTGGACCAGGCGCTGGACGAGGAAGCCGTGCGGCTTTCTGCCGAGGTGATGCTGGTGGACGCCATCCGCAACGGCGCGACCACCCTTTTTGACCACCACGCCTCGCCCAATGCCCTTGCCGGCTCGCTGGATGTGATCGCCGAGGCCGTGCGCCGCGCCGGCGTGCGCGCCGTGCTGGCTTACGAGGTGACCGACCGCTACGGCAAAGCCAGCGCGCGTGAAAGCATTGCCGAAAACGTCCGCTTTGCTGAGGCCGTGAAGCAGGAAAGCGACTACAACACCCCCACACAGCGCTTGGCGGCCACTTTTGGCTTGCACGCCAGCCTCAGTTTGGACGACGACACCCTGGAGGCGGCCCGCGAAGCCTGCCCGCCCGATGTGGGCTTCCACATCCATGTGGCCGAACACGAATCCGACGAAGATGACAGCCTTGCCCGCACCGGCCTGCGGGTGGTCGACCGGCTGGCAAAGCACGGTATCTTAGGCGAGCGCACCATTGTGGCGCACGCCGTGCATGTGGATGCCCGCGAAATGGCGCTGCTGGCCGAAAGCGGTACCTGGGTGACGCATCAGCCGCGTTCCAACATGAACAACGCGGTAGGCACGGCGCGGGTGGAAGAAATGCTGCGCATGGGCATCCGCGTGGGGCTGGGCACCGACGGCTTCCCCAGCGCGATGTGGGAAGAAGCCCGCTTTGCCTATTTCGTGCATAAACTGGCACACCGCGACCCCCGCCGGATGGATGGCAACACGGTGATGCGCCTGCTGGTGGAAAACAACCGCGCCCTCGCCAACCTCTACTTCCCCGTGGCGCGGCTGGGCGTACTGGAACCCGGCGCGGCGGCGGATATCATCCTGGCCGATTTCCACCCCCACACGCCCGTAACCCCCGACAATTTGCCCTGGCACCTGATTTTTGGCGCTTACGAGCGCATGATTACCACGACCATCGTGGCGGGGGAGGTGCTGATGCGTGAGCGGGAACTGCTCACCCTTGACGAAGCCCGCATCGCTGCCGAAGCCCGCGCCAAAGCGCCGCAGGTGTGGGAAGCCTATCAGCGCGTGCTGGGCGCAGCGTAG
- a CDS encoding translation initiation factor IF-1 has product MAEEKIEVEGTVIEALPGTQFKVRLDNGHEILAYLSGKMRKYYIRILLGDRVRVEMSPYDLSRGRITYRYKRSRPQQNAA; this is encoded by the coding sequence ATGGCAGAGGAAAAAATTGAAGTGGAAGGCACAGTGATTGAGGCCCTCCCCGGCACGCAGTTCAAAGTGCGGCTGGATAACGGCCATGAGATCCTGGCCTACCTTTCCGGCAAGATGCGGAAGTATTACATTCGCATTCTGCTGGGCGACCGGGTGCGGGTGGAAATGTCCCCTTACGACCTGAGCCGTGGACGCATTACCTACCGCTACAAGCGTTCCCGCCCGCAGCAGAACGCCGCGTAA
- a CDS encoding inorganic phosphate transporter, with protein MPCGLLFGHGSRSRGGCAGALVAWVSASLLEGGCFVLFVVIALGLTYGFLNGFHDSPNIAAPLISTRALRPRTTLLWVAVGEFLGPLVFGSAVAKAIGADMFYGEAITLTILAAALIGANVWNLITWWFGIPSSSSHALVGGLLGAAVIARGVGVIRWPGLTRVLIALFSSPFLGFFAGYIVTKFNFVTFRNASPRMGEVFRRGQLLTAIGLAMSHGANDSQKTMGVLTLALVVSGQIPHFAVPFWVVLLSAIVMGVGASLGGWRLILTLGGRVFRIRPIHGFSSQVASAVVIGGASLLGGPVSTTHVMTSALMGSGAAERINKVRWQIAGDMVYAWILTIPISGLVAAGFYLLLHAIGL; from the coding sequence TTGCCCTGTGGGCTGCTTTTTGGGCATGGTAGCCGCTCGCGAGGGGGCTGCGCGGGCGCTCTTGTTGCATGGGTCTCTGCATCGTTATTGGAAGGAGGTTGCTTCGTGCTGTTCGTTGTGATTGCATTAGGGCTGACTTATGGCTTTTTGAACGGTTTTCACGATAGTCCGAACATCGCGGCACCGTTGATTTCCACGCGGGCCTTGCGCCCTCGCACCACTTTGCTTTGGGTGGCTGTGGGTGAGTTCCTGGGGCCGTTGGTTTTTGGTTCGGCGGTGGCGAAAGCCATCGGCGCCGATATGTTCTATGGGGAGGCCATTACCCTGACCATTCTGGCGGCTGCTTTGATCGGCGCTAACGTTTGGAATCTCATCACCTGGTGGTTTGGGATTCCCTCTTCCTCTTCCCACGCGCTGGTGGGAGGGCTGTTGGGGGCGGCGGTGATCGCCCGCGGTGTGGGCGTGATTCGCTGGCCGGGGTTGACGCGCGTGTTGATTGCGCTTTTTAGTTCGCCTTTTTTGGGCTTTTTCGCGGGCTATATCGTCACCAAGTTCAACTTCGTCACCTTCCGGAATGCCTCGCCGCGCATGGGTGAAGTCTTCCGGCGTGGCCAGTTGTTGACGGCCATTGGGCTGGCGATGAGCCACGGCGCCAACGATTCGCAGAAAACCATGGGGGTGCTCACGCTGGCATTGGTGGTGAGCGGCCAGATTCCGCATTTTGCGGTGCCGTTTTGGGTAGTGTTGTTGTCGGCCATTGTGATGGGGGTGGGTGCGAGTTTGGGGGGCTGGCGGCTTATTTTGACGCTGGGGGGGCGCGTGTTCCGCATTCGGCCGATTCACGGTTTCAGTTCCCAGGTTGCCAGCGCCGTGGTCATTGGTGGGGCTTCCTTGTTGGGCGGCCCTGTGAGCACCACCCACGTGATGACCTCGGCGCTCATGGGCTCAGGGGCAGCCGAGCGCATCAACAAGGTGCGCTGGCAAATTGCCGGTGATATGGTTTATGCCTGGATTCTCACCATTCCGATTAGTGGCCTGGTGGCGGCCGGGTTTTATTTGTTGCTGCACGCCATAGGATTGTAA
- a CDS encoding cytochrome c biogenesis protein CcdA, protein MNVTIGLAFVAGLASFLSPCVLPLVPAYISYLSGRALAETTAGKQRGKALMHGLAFVLGFSLVFISLGVATSALGGLLYSVREWLARIGGVIVVIFGIHMTGIVRIPFLEYDIRPDAEIDSKGLLSSALMGIFFSAGWSPCVGPVLGAILTIALNGGSIAQGAVLLTAYSAGLAVPFLLAALSIDWVTVILQKYSRLSRIVEILMGITLIIVGAMLTLGVFSYIARLGNLFNLGL, encoded by the coding sequence ATGAACGTCACCATTGGCCTGGCTTTTGTGGCCGGGTTGGCTTCTTTCCTCTCGCCTTGTGTGCTGCCCCTGGTGCCTGCTTACATCAGTTACCTCAGCGGGCGTGCTTTGGCCGAAACCACCGCCGGCAAGCAGCGTGGCAAGGCTTTGATGCACGGGTTGGCTTTCGTGTTGGGGTTTAGCCTGGTCTTTATTTCGTTGGGGGTGGCAACCTCGGCGTTGGGCGGTCTGCTTTACAGCGTGCGCGAGTGGCTGGCAAGAATCGGCGGCGTAATTGTGGTCATTTTCGGCATTCACATGACCGGTATCGTGCGCATTCCGTTTCTGGAATACGACATCCGCCCCGACGCGGAGATCGACAGCAAAGGATTGCTTTCCTCGGCATTGATGGGGATTTTCTTCTCTGCTGGCTGGAGCCCGTGCGTTGGGCCGGTGCTGGGCGCGATTTTGACCATTGCGCTCAACGGCGGTTCCATTGCCCAGGGGGCCGTGCTGCTGACGGCTTACTCTGCCGGGCTGGCGGTGCCTTTCCTGCTGGCGGCCCTCAGCATCGACTGGGTGACGGTGATTTTGCAGAAATACAGCCGTCTCAGCCGCATTGTGGAAATTTTGATGGGCATCACGCTCATCATCGTGGGCGCGATGCTGACGCTTGGCGTGTTCTCTTACATCGCCCGGTTGGGTAATCTCTTCAACTTAGGATTGTAG
- a CDS encoding DUF456 domain-containing protein, producing MNWLGLTLRIATLIVMLVGLFGLVVPIFPGIVVIWLAALGYGLAAGFGGGGVWVFAALTVLMLVGVVIDNILMARGAHVGGAAWYSIALALAGGLAGTYFFPPLGGLVAAPLVLLGVEYLRQRDHRAAWEATRGYLWGCGWAFVVRFGLGVVMIALWAAFWAW from the coding sequence ATGAACTGGCTGGGCCTGACGCTTCGCATAGCCACGCTAATCGTCATGTTGGTGGGGCTGTTTGGGCTGGTGGTGCCGATTTTCCCTGGCATTGTGGTCATCTGGCTGGCGGCGTTGGGCTATGGCCTGGCTGCCGGTTTTGGCGGCGGCGGGGTGTGGGTGTTTGCAGCCCTGACCGTGCTGATGCTGGTGGGCGTGGTCATTGACAACATCTTGATGGCTCGCGGGGCGCATGTGGGTGGGGCGGCATGGTATAGCATTGCCCTGGCCCTGGCTGGGGGGCTGGCGGGCACCTATTTCTTCCCACCGTTGGGTGGGCTGGTTGCTGCCCCGCTGGTGTTGCTGGGGGTGGAATACTTGCGCCAGCGCGACCATCGCGCCGCCTGGGAAGCCACCCGCGGCTATCTTTGGGGCTGTGGCTGGGCTTTTGTGGTGCGCTTTGGCCTGGGCGTGGTGATGATTGCCCTGTGGGCTGCTTTTTGGGCATGGTAG
- the rsmG gene encoding 16S rRNA (guanine(527)-N(7))-methyltransferase RsmG, with amino-acid sequence MEDLARLAQRWLHWRLTPAQQAAFDRYLQELLAWNRRFNLTAIREPEQIVVKHFLDSLSVLTVTGCLDGKRVVDVGTGAGFPGLALKIACPDMRLTLVESVGKKAEFCRHVVDALGLEGVEVITGRAEEVGRQPSHRESYDWAVARAVARLPILAEYLLPLVRLEGAMLAQKGETGPAEVQAARHAFAVLGGDLERVQPLTLPGITETRYLIVVRKRAATPAGYPRRVGVPAKRPL; translated from the coding sequence ATGGAAGACCTTGCCCGCCTGGCCCAACGCTGGCTGCATTGGCGTCTGACACCTGCTCAGCAGGCTGCTTTTGACCGCTACCTGCAGGAACTGCTGGCATGGAACCGGCGTTTCAACCTGACGGCCATTCGGGAACCCGAGCAGATTGTCGTCAAGCACTTTTTGGATTCTCTCAGTGTGCTCACCGTGACAGGCTGCCTCGATGGCAAGCGTGTCGTCGATGTGGGCACTGGTGCGGGCTTCCCTGGGCTGGCGCTGAAAATTGCCTGCCCCGACATGCGCCTGACCCTGGTGGAATCGGTGGGTAAGAAGGCCGAGTTTTGCCGTCATGTGGTGGATGCGCTGGGGCTGGAGGGGGTGGAGGTCATCACCGGGCGGGCTGAAGAGGTGGGGCGGCAGCCGAGTCACCGGGAATCTTACGATTGGGCAGTGGCGCGGGCCGTGGCCCGGTTGCCAATTTTGGCCGAATATTTACTGCCGCTGGTGCGGCTGGAAGGCGCCATGCTCGCGCAAAAAGGGGAAACCGGCCCGGCGGAAGTTCAGGCAGCCCGCCACGCCTTTGCCGTGTTGGGCGGCGATCTGGAACGGGTGCAGCCGCTAACGCTGCCGGGCATCACCGAAACGCGCTATTTGATTGTCGTGCGCAAGCGCGCTGCCACCCCGGCGGGCTACCCGCGGCGGGTGGGGGTGCCGGCCAAACGGCCGTTGTGA